Genomic DNA from Deltaproteobacteria bacterium:
TTGAGCAGGACGTAGGGGTGGAGGGACGGGACCGTCGAGGCCGAGAACGCGCCGCCGCGCTTGCCGGGCCGCAGCTCGGCGTCGATCCAGCGCCCCGTGAAGAAGGAGCCGGCGATCTCCGCGAGCTCGGGCGCAAAGTCGCCGTAGGCCCCGAGCACGAGATCGCGTGCGGCGTCCCAGGAGCGCCGGCCTTCGGCGGCGGCGACCGGCGCGTAGCGGTCGTAGTCGAGGAGCTCGTCCAGGCCGAGGAGCCGGCGCTTGAGCCGGTAGTAGCGGTGCACGAGGTCGTAGCGTTCCTCGCAGGCGCGCAGCAGGGCGGCCACGGTCGCGGGCTCGATCTCGTTGGCGAGGTGGCGGTCGGCCGCAGGCTCGGGGTAGCGGCGCAGGCGGTCGCGGCCGGCCTTGTCCTGGACGAGCGTGTTGAAGACGAAGCCGAGCAAGCGGGCGTTCGCGCGCAGGCCCCGGGTGAGGGCGTCGGCGGCGAGCCGGCGCGTCTCGCGGTCGGGGTCGTAGAGGAGCGCCAGGATCTCCTCCTCGGTCTTCTCTCCTTCGCGCCCGGCGAGGGAGAAGCGCAGCGAGGCCAGCGTCTCGTCGAAGAGCCGGCTCCAGGCGCGAGCGCCGGTGTTGGCTGCCTCCTCGAGGAGCTTCTCCTCGGGCTCGCTCAGGAGGTGCGGGCGGTGGCGGCGCATCGTCGCGAGCAGGTGGTGGCGGCGCGCGAGCGCCGGATCGCCGAGCAGCTTCTCGGCGGCCCCGTCGTCGAGCGCCACCCACTCGAGCTCGAAGAACACGAGTGCGTTGCGGATCTCGCTGCTGCGCTCCTGGACGTGCTGGAGCAGGGCCCCGTGACGGGGGGTCGCGGTGTCGGCGGCGAAGAGGAGCTGCGCGTAGGCGCCCGCGCGGTGAGCGGGCTCCTCGAAGGCCTCGAGCTCGTCGAGGGCCGCGGCGAGGCCCGCCGCGTCGAGCGTGGCGACCCGGCCGCGATGGCGCCCGGCAAAGGCCTGGGCCGCCGCGAG
This window encodes:
- a CDS encoding M3 family oligoendopeptidase, coding for MSEAASEAVAAAERAPAAGEGPAAGVTWDLSDLYAGPDDPRLESDLAGALAAAQAFAGRHRGRVATLDAAGLAAALDELEAFEEPAHRAGAYAQLLFAADTATPRHGALLQHVQERSSEIRNALVFFELEWVALDDGAAEKLLGDPALARRHHLLATMRRHRPHLLSEPEEKLLEEAANTGARAWSRLFDETLASLRFSLAGREGEKTEEEILALLYDPDRETRRLAADALTRGLRANARLLGFVFNTLVQDKAGRDRLRRYPEPAADRHLANEIEPATVAALLRACEERYDLVHRYYRLKRRLLGLDELLDYDRYAPVAAAEGRRSWDAARDLVLGAYGDFAPELAEIAGSFFTGRWIDAELRPGKRGGAFSASTVPSLHPYVLLNYTGNLRDVATLAHELGHGVHQYLSRGQGLFQQDTPLTTAETASVFGEMLVFRRLLREEDDPKVRLGLLCGKLEDAFATVFRQVAMTRFEEALHAARRREGELPIERVNALWMDANRPMFGDAVTLRDDYAWWWLYIPHFVHSPFYCYAYAFGELLVLALVQRYDEEGPAFVPRYLQMLAAGGSESPSEVVARTGLDIADPDFWARGLSLLEELLVQAEEAAAALLPS